The DNA region TCGTCGTGTACCGCCGGGTTGACGCTTTTCCGGCGGCCACGCGGAGTTTACGAATGCAGATCGCCCGCTATGCCGATCTCGTCGTGAACGACGAATGGCCGAAGATGAACAGCGGCGGCCAAAGCGAGGCAGCTAACGCGCTGATCGAGCGCATCGCCTACGACGTGCGTCATCTGAAGGTAAAGACTCCCGCCCAGCAAGATCTGCTCACATCGCTGATCGACGGATTGCAAGCCACAATGATGGATCGCGAATTCCGTCTGCTGCTCGGTAACATGGGCCTAAACGGCTTCTTGTGGACGATCCTGTTCTTAGGGGCCGCGGTGACGATCGCGTTTTCCTATCTGTTCGCATTCCGCAGCGTGAGCGCGCAGGTCGCCATGACCGGCATGCTGGCGATGTCACTGGCGCTCGTGCTGTATCTGATCGCGGTTGTGGATTATCCGTTCCGCGGCGACGTGCGCATTCAGGCGACGCCATTTATTGAGGCGGCGCAAACGTTTCGCGACGTCGGTCCCTAAAAGCGGACGAAAACGAGCATCCCGACAAGACCGCTGGCCACAAAGGCTCCTATAAGAAGCCAGACGCCGAAGCGCAATAGGCGTCCGCGCCGGCGGCGGGCGGACTGAGTTTCGTATTTAATCTTCGGTTTTGGGCTCACGAGCTTTGCGCTTGCCGTTCTGAGGCTTCGGCCCACAAACGTTCGAGATTGTAGAACGTCCGCATCTCGGGCGTGAAGACGTGGACGACGACGTTTCCGAGATCGATTAGAATCCAATTTCCATCGGCGTAGCCCTCGGTCCGTCCGACATGCATGCCGGCACCTTCGATTTCTTGCGCGATGCTATCCGCAATGGCGCGCGTTTGAATCTTCGAGCGGCCGGTGACGATCACGAACTTGTCGGCGATGATGGTCTTGCCGGAGATGTCGATCTCCATCAAGTTCTCGCCTTTTTTGTCGAGCGCGGCGGCTCGCACTATGTCAAGAATGTCAGCCAGTTGTTGCCTCCGTCAGAGTGTCTACGCCGAACGTTTTTAGAGCCGCCGCCGTTTGCGGGGCGAGCGGCAAATGCTTGCTCCTAAGATACCGCAAAGACGACCGGATCGTTGCGCGCATCGCCTCCGCCAGGTCGCGCTCGGCCAAAGCGGCCAGTTCGGCCTGCTCCGGGAAGTCGCGCCCCGGCTCGCATCCGTCCGACAGGTAGAGAACGCAATCCAGCGTCGACATCTCACCGTCGGCGAGCGTGTGCTTGGCGATCGCGGAGAGCACCTGCGGATCGTCCACGCCGAAGTCCGACCGCGCCAGCTCGGCGCTCAACGGCGCATGCAGCACGATCGGATGCGCGCGCTCGAACTCGCTTATCGGCATTCCGCGGCGTTCAGATTCTTCCAACAGCTTTTCGTTCGAATAGAGGCGCGCCAAATCGTGCAGCATTCCGGCTACTCGCGCTTTGTCCGGATCCGCGCCGTGAATGCGGGCCAGGTTTTCAGCCATGCGCGCGACCCGCACGCAGTGCTCGTAGCGGTGTTCTTGTCCGATATGCTTGCGAACGCGCTTGCAGAGCTCGGCAAAATTCACTTTCGCGCCATCTTCATAGGCCTAACGTTGGAAGTAAACCGACGGCACGGGTTTTCCGTTGAGCGTCGCGGGACGAAACTTCTCATACATCTCGCAATTCGGGGCGGGGTTTGGGTAACCGTTACCCAAGAATATCGTTGCGGCGGAAGGCACTCCGTCGGAGCGAACTGCGACTCGAACAAAGGCCGTAGGGTCTCGAAATTCGTTGCAGGCTTGTCTCCAGACTAATTTTGGTGCCTTATAAACTCTTCCATGGGCCGGTCTTGGCAAAAGCGGTGAGGCCGAAATCATGGTCTTCCGCGGAATGAGGCCGGTTGTATACAATGCATCCCTCGTTCCCGTGGCGACCTCGATCAGGCCGCCGTCGCCCGCTGGGAAGCCAAAGACAACACCATAATTCGGCTCGATCGCGTATCCCAAGACGGTTCCAAACATGTTGGCCAATGGAAGCCACTCGTCTCTAAATAGATCGGGGTTTGCGCGATCGTTGGCGTTGATATGCCCAGACTCATTGAATTGCAACGACCCCGCGACGGGAACGTCGATCAGTTTGTGGTTTTTGCCTGACGCTAATATCTCTATCATTTGCACGACACCGTCGTCATCTGTCGTCAGGCGTTCGAGCGTGCCATCTTTTTCAGTCCAAGACCAGACGTGACCGATATCGGTATTGA from Candidatus Rubrimentiphilum sp. includes:
- the rsfS gene encoding ribosome silencing factor, with protein sequence MRAAALDKKGENLMEIDISGKTIIADKFVIVTGRSKIQTRAIADSIAQEIEGAGMHVGRTEGYADGNWILIDLGNVVVHVFTPEMRTFYNLERLWAEASERQAQSS
- the yqeK gene encoding bis(5'-nucleosyl)-tetraphosphatase (symmetrical) YqeK, with the translated sequence MNFAELCKRVRKHIGQEHRYEHCVRVARMAENLARIHGADPDKARVAGMLHDLARLYSNEKLLEESERRGMPISEFERAHPIVLHAPLSAELARSDFGVDDPQVLSAIAKHTLADGEMSTLDCVLYLSDGCEPGRDFPEQAELAALAERDLAEAMRATIRSSLRYLRSKHLPLAPQTAAALKTFGVDTLTEATTG